ATGACGAAGCGCTTTGCACACCTGGTCATGCTGGCTCCCGTGTTCACGGCGCAGCTCGTGGTAGCGCAGGTGATGGCGGCGCAAGGGCCCCCGCCACCACCGACCGTGTTTCCGATGAGTCGCGACACGATCATCGGCCGTATCGCCGATCTGCGCCGCATTCATACGCCCGAAGGCATCGAGGTCATGGAGCCGGTGGAGGTGAACGGGAGCACGCAGTGGATTTCCATTCGCGGTCTCAATCGCGCCAATCCGATTCTACTGTTCGTGCATGGTGGACCGGGAAGTGCCATGCTCGCGTCCACCTGGGCATACCAGAAGCCGTGGGAGGACTTCTTTACGGTCGTCAACTACGATCAGCGTGCGGTCGGCAAGAACTGGAGCCCAGCGGACACTGGCCGCCTTCGCCCGACGATGACCAGCGAACAGCATGTGCAGGACGCTGAAGTCATCGTGCGCCACGTGCTCAAGAAGCTCGGACAGCAGCGCTTGATCGTGATGGGCTGGTCGGCCGGCACGGGCTTTACGAAGACGCTCGTACAGCGCCATCCCGAGCTGTTTCATGCGTGGGTCGGCATGGGCGTCGGCGGCGGCGGGACCGGCGCGCGTGATGTGTTGTACGAGCGCCTGATGGAAATTGCCCGCGCCGCGAACGATACGGGTGCACTTCGTGAGCTCGACACGATGAAGCCGGGGGCGACCGGGGGACCACGGGGGATCGAGCGCGCGCTCGCGCTGCGAAAGTGGGCGCGCATCTATGACGGCGGCTGGTACGGAAGACCCAATCTCGATCTGTTCTTCAAGCTGTCGGACTGGGGGCCGGAGTACAGTACCGGCGAAGCCGACGCGCTGATTCCCGCCACCCAGTGGGGAGCCCGCGCCATCACCGGAGGCGGAACGTCCTCGCGCTCGTTCGCCGTTCCGATGTTCTTCCTGATGGGCCGATACGACCTTCACACGCCGTATGAGTCAGCGCGTGCGTACTTCGACCAGATTCAGGCGCCGCGCAAGGAGTTCATTACCTTCGAACGGGCCGCGCACTTCGTGATGCTCGAGGAACCGGGGCGCTTCCTGATGACGCTGGTGAACGAACTGTTGCCGCTTGCGGGCGGTGCCAAGACGTTTCCGGTAATCGCCACTCCGCCGGCCCGAAGGTAGCAGCAGATGCGCACGCCCGAGGCGCGCTCTTTCTGGACATCGTGAAGGAGTCCGACGTCCGCATCGACGCGGTGACCTGCCGTCACCCCGATTCCTTGTTTGCGTTCGTTGTCCGCGCCACCCGCTTCCGGCAAACGTGCACCATGAGTCGGCACCGCTATATCCTGCTGGCACTGGCCACCATCACGGTCGGTCTCGCCGTGCATCGTGGCGGAACCGCATTCGCCCCAGCCTTCCGGGATTTCGCGGGCGATTCGCTGTGGGCCATGATGATGGCCTGGTGGGTGGGCGCGCTCGTTCCTGCCGCTCCTCGCTTTGCACGATCCTCAATAGCCTATGCCATGTGTGTCGGTGTGGAGTTGAGCCAGCTCATCCATACGCCCGTGCTGAGCGCGATACGTGCCACAGCGCTCGGCCATCTGGTTCTGGGGAGCGGCTTCGAC
Above is a genomic segment from Gemmatimonas sp. containing:
- a CDS encoding alpha/beta hydrolase — translated: MTKRFAHLVMLAPVFTAQLVVAQVMAAQGPPPPPTVFPMSRDTIIGRIADLRRIHTPEGIEVMEPVEVNGSTQWISIRGLNRANPILLFVHGGPGSAMLASTWAYQKPWEDFFTVVNYDQRAVGKNWSPADTGRLRPTMTSEQHVQDAEVIVRHVLKKLGQQRLIVMGWSAGTGFTKTLVQRHPELFHAWVGMGVGGGGTGARDVLYERLMEIARAANDTGALRELDTMKPGATGGPRGIERALALRKWARIYDGGWYGRPNLDLFFKLSDWGPEYSTGEADALIPATQWGARAITGGGTSSRSFAVPMFFLMGRYDLHTPYESARAYFDQIQAPRKEFITFERAAHFVMLEEPGRFLMTLVNELLPLAGGAKTFPVIATPPARR
- a CDS encoding DUF2809 domain-containing protein; amino-acid sequence: MKESDVRIDAVTCRHPDSLFAFVVRATRFRQTCTMSRHRYILLALATITVGLAVHRGGTAFAPAFRDFAGDSLWAMMMAWWVGALVPAAPRFARSSIAYAMCVGVELSQLIHTPVLSAIRATALGHLVLGSGFDPRDLLAYLVGVSLAAVLERYIR